A single region of the Leptodactylus fuscus isolate aLepFus1 chromosome 5, aLepFus1.hap2, whole genome shotgun sequence genome encodes:
- the LOC142202291 gene encoding olfactory receptor 1496-like codes for MAWICGLQDKSESKIINCDTEENNLTADTEIFLLGFQTSQDIQHFFFCLLLVVYWGTICGNLLIVTLVSTTKILHTPMYFFISQLSISDILLTTDIVPNMLHILLNNGGTITFMGCITQFYFFVVSEIFECLLLTVMSYDRYVAICNPLRYNSIMTNVLCVVLAAISWLGGSCISLIYILTISKLNFCGPYIIDHFFCDLLPLLELACSDTFNVQLEVYLLSFPGVIIPTTIIILSYTSIVRAVLKIPSSTGRQKAFSTCSSHLIVVSIFYGTIFSVYVFPTKGQTLTLSKILSLLYTVFTPLVNPIIYSLKNKDIKNIINSKKFYKHMSYNADCIHKSILKSQPLDMRLSMGFSASLVDHDEACSEWNLSC; via the exons GAGAACAATCTGACTGCAGACACTGAGATTTTCCTCTTAGGATTTCAAACCAGCCAAGATATACAACATTTCTTCTTCTGTCTTCTCCTTGTGGTTTACTGGGGAACAATATGTGGAAACCTCCTGATCGTTACCCTGGTGTCCACCACCAAgatcctccacaccccaatgtacttcttcatctcacaactctccatcagtgacatcttattgaccacagatattgtccccaacATGCTCCACATCCTACTGAATAATGGAGGAACCATTACTTTTATGGGTTGTATCACTCAGTTTTACTTCTTTGTTGTTTCAGAAATATTTGAATGTCTTCTTCTCACAGTGATGTCCTATGATAGATacgtggccatctgtaatcccctcCGATATAACTCCATAATGACCAATGTCTTATGTGTTGTATTGGCCGCCATCTCGTGGTTAGGTGGATCTTGTATTAGTTTGATTTATATCCTAACAATATCAAAGCTAAATTTTTGTGGACCGTAcatcattgaccatttcttctgtgacctTCTTCCTTTACTAGAACTTGCCTGTTCTGACACCTTTAATGTTCAGCTGGAGGTTTATTTGCTAAGTTTCCCAGGAGTTATCATCCCAACCACCATCATTATATTGTCTTATACTTCTATTGTCCGGGCAGTCTTAaagatcccatccagtactggtagacagaaagccttctccacctgtagctcccacctcattgtggtctccatattctatggAACTATATTCAGTGTTTATGTTTTCCCAACAAAGGGACAAACACTCACATTGAGCAAGATCCtctcactgctatatactgtatttactccATTagtcaaccccattatatacagtctgaagAATAAAGACATCAAGAATATCATTAATTCAAAAAAATTTTATAAACATATGAGCTA CAACGCTGACTGCATTCATAAGTCTATTCTGAAAAGTCAACCTCTGGACATGAGGCTGAGCATGGGTTTCTCAGCATCTTTGGTGGACCATGATGAAGCCTGTTCAGAGTGGAACCTGTCTTGTTAA
- the LOC142204333 gene encoding olfactory receptor 2A12-like: MCVMRRLILFLVSVQENNRTVVTEFLLLGFQVTEGLRLFLFCLFFVIYCGSICGNLLIISLVSSTKNLHTPMYFFISLLAIFDMLLTTDIVPNMLHTLLNNGATITVIGCIVQFYFFSTSEAFQCLLLALMSYDRYVAICNPLRYTTLMTNTYCLILSVICFFFVFSVILIYIITIAKLNFCSPNIIDHLFCDVVPFLELACSGTFIVQSEIYITATPMLTIPIIIIVLSYTYIVRAVLRIPSSTGRQKVFSTCSSHLIVVSIFYGTMFSVYIVPTKGQTITMSKILSLLYTVFTPLINPIIYSLRNKDIKNAIKELINKHL, from the coding sequence ATGTGTGTTATGAGAAGACTAATTCTATTCTTGGTATCTGTGCAGGAGAACAACAGGACGGTGGTCACAGAGTTCTTACTCTTAGGATTCCAAGTCACTGAAGGTTTAAGACTTTTCCTCTTCTGTCTTTTCTTTGTGATTTACTGCGGGTCAATATGTGGGAACCTTCTGATCATCTCCCTGGTGTCCTCCACCAAGAACCTCcacactccaatgtacttcttcatctcactaCTCGCCATCTTTGACATGTTACTGaccacagatattgtccccaacATGCTCCACACCCTACTGAATAATGGGGCGACCATTACTGTTATTGGGTGTATTGTTCAGTTTTATTTCTTCTCCACCTCTGAAGcttttcaatgtcttcttcttgcactgatgtcctatgacagatacgtggccatctgtaatcccctcCGCTATACCACTTTAATGACAAATACTTATTGTTTGATATTGAGCGTCATCtgtttcttttttgtgttttctgtAATTTTGATTTACATCATAACAATAGCAAAACTAAACTTTTGTAGCCCAAATATCATCGACCATTTATTCTGTGACGTTGTCCCCTTCCTAGAACTCGCCTGTTCTGGAACTTTCATTGTTCAATCTGAGATTTATATAACAGCCACTCCAATGCTCACCATCCCGATCATAATCATTGTATTATCTTATACTTATATTGTtcgggcagtcttaaggatcccatccagtaccGGTAGACAGAAagtcttctccacctgtagctcccacctcattgtggtctccatattctatggAACTATGTTCAGTGTTTATATTGTCCCAACAaaaggacaaaccatcaccatgagtaagatcctctccctgctatatactgtgttcactCCATtgatcaaccccattatatacagtctgaggaataaagacATTAAGAACGCTATAAAGGAACTCATCAACAAACATCTCTAG